Part of the Paenibacillus sp. JNUCC32 genome is shown below.
GCGTTTTGAACCGTTGCAGCTTGTGTTTACAGCTTCCAGGCTGCAGGCGCTGGATCGGGAAGGAAGGGAATTGCTGGATATTCCCAAGCGTAAAATGATGAACATCGACCTGGTTGAGGTCATCGGCGGTGGTTGTCTTGTCGCTGGCACTTCGGACGGCCCGGTTGAAATTTTACGATTCACGGAACCGTACCTTGAGTCCTGTCGCAAGGCTCTGCCGCAAGTCGAACAGTGGATAACGGATTCATCGCCGCATCGTATGGACCAACGCGGCGATTTGGATGAAAAGAAGGGGAAATGTGACCGCTGCGGCCGCGCAAAACGGACAGCTTCCGCTTTCTGCATGCGCTGCAATCCGAAATGGAGTACGGTGTCCCATCTTCTTCAGCGGAGCAGAGCCTATAGATCTTCTATCATGATGATGGGGATCATCGTAACCGTTACCGTTCTTGTATCCCTGGCACCACCCTACGTAATCAAATGGATCATTGATGAAATATCATCGCCTACTCGCTCAGACGGGGATTCCGCGTCATTGATATGGTTGGCCGCAATGCTCGCCGGTTTGTATATTCTGCAGGCATTGCTTCAGATGATCGAAGGTTATACGGCCATTAGGATCAGTGGACGCTTCCTTGGGGAGATTCGCAGAGATATGTTTCATGCCCTGATGAAACAATCGATGCGTTTTTTTGATAATCGGCAGGTATCTCAATATATCGGACGCATTAATCAGGATACGGATGCGCTCAAAAATTTTATGTCGCAAGGGATTGTTCACCTGACCTCTCAATTTTTATCCGCTATTTTTATTATGGGAATGCTGTTCTATTTGGATTGGCGCTTGACCCTGATGATCCTTCTGCCGCTGCCGCCGCTTGGAATCCTTGTGATGCGTCTGTGGCCGAAAGTCCGGGACATGTGGTATGCCCAGTGGCAGTCGTCCATTCACGTTCAAAATATGGTTGGGGAGGCTCTTCAGGGAATACGAATCATAAAAGCCTTCTCCAAGGAACATGCCGAGAAAGCACGTTTTGATCAGGTCAATCAAAAATATGTTCATCGCATGATTTCAATTCAGAACTTATGGATGTTCATGACGCCGGTACTCACGTTATTCATTTCACTGTTTGCAGCCCTCGTATGGTTTGCCGGAGGACGGAGCGTGCTGGAAGGCAGCATGACTGTCGGAACATTAAGCGCATATGCATCGTATTTGATCATGTTCTTCGGTCCTGTCAAATGGCTGGCGCAATCCGCCAGCTGGATCAATGAGGTGCTGGGATCGGCCGAACGAATCTTTGAGGTGATTCAAACGCCTGCTGAAGTGAAGGATGACGAGAAAGCTCCGAGCTTTAACAACGTTCAAGGCGAAATCGTCTATGATCAGGTGGCTTTCGGCTATACGCAAGATCGACGAATTCTCCAAGGGATCAACCTACGAATAGCACCTGGCGAGATGATAGGCATCATCGGTCCGTCAGGAGCGGGGAAGTCGACCTTGATCCATCTGTTGTGCCGATTTTATGATCCGGACGAGGGGGACATCTATGTGGACGGACGAAGGCTTACCAGCATTAAGCAAGAGGAATTAAGGAGAAACATTGGGGTAGTGTTTCAGGAAACCTTCCTCTTCGATGGGACCATAGCGCAGAATATCGCTTATGGATGCCCCGAAGCCAGTACAGAGGACATTATTCAAGCGGCAAGGACCGCAAATGCGCATGACTTTATATGCCGCCTCCCTGACGGCTATGAAACAAAGGTAGGAGAAAGAGGGCATCGGTTGTCCGGAGGAGAGAGGCAGCGTATAGCGATTGCCAGAGCCGTGCTGCTCGATCCCCCGATTCTGATCTTGGATGAGGCGACCTCCTCGGTCGATGTGGAGACCGAAGCTGTCATTCAGGAGGCGCTGGATACGGTGGTTCAAGGCAGAACGACCCTTGTCATTGCTCATCGGCTGTCGACTCTTCGGCGAGCGGATCGGCTTCTGGTTCTTGAAGGAGGGAGGCTGGTCGAGAGTGGAAGCCATGAAGAGCTTCTGAGACGCCAAGGGGTATATCATCGTTTGCTTCATGCAGCGCAGGCGAAAGCCCCGAAAGACGAATGGATACCGATGCAGGAGGTTGCTACATGATGGTAGCGAGAAGGGAAGTATGGGCTCAGGACCAAAGTCTTCGACTCTATCGTAACGGGATAGGTGAACTAGAGGCGGAAAAAAACCGAGAGACAATCGGTAAAGTGCGCCTTGTTCTGACATTTCCGGTCACGAAGCCGGAGGGGTACATTTCTGTGCGCTCTGCATTGGATCAAGAGGTTCATTTTATTCTTTCGCTGGATGAACTGGATAAGAAAAGCCAGTCGGCTGCCAGGGAAGAACTGCAGCGAAGCTATTTGATACCCGAGATATTGAAAATTATGGGAATCAAGCGCCGGGGCAGGAATTGGCTATGGGAAGTGGAGACGACATATGGCAGGATCTCATTTCGCATAGACCAGCCGCAAGAGAGCATCGATTTCCTCTCGGAGAATGATTATACAATCAAGGATACGGAGGGCAGACGATACGCCCTCCGCGATATTACACGTCTCGACAAACAGAGCAAGCTCTATTGGAATAAGATCAATTAGTTATAACGACTCACAAATGAGAGAATAGAGTACCAAAAAATGTAAACGTCTGCCGAATGGGGGCGTTTTTCTTTTTTGTTTCAGCTATGCATTTATATTTGTGTACGCTTACATGCCTAGAAATCATGTTGAAAGATCTGAATTAGCTTTCTGATTGTGTAACAAAATGTATCGTTTGTAGGTAAATAAGACCAAATCAGTATTGACACGATACGAATTGTATCGTAAATTGAAGATGCTAAATGATACAAAATGTATCTACGGAAGCACATTTGCTTATGGACGGAGGAAATTCAGTGGAACTTGAAATTAAAGAGTATGCAACCGTGTTGAAGAAAAGGCTGTGGTTAATTCTCCTCGTGGTTGCCGTAGTCTGCGTACTCGTTGGATTTTACAGTTATCGAATGGTTGAACCCCAGTACGAAGCAAGCAACAAGATGATCGTGACCAATAAGACCGAAGAAAAAAAGTCTGTCCTTAGTTCAGATGATATGGATATGGGGATGCGTCTGGTTTATACATACAAAGAAATTATCGGAACTAGCGTGATTCTGGAAAAAGTGGTGGAACAGCACCCGGAATTGAAGCTGACCGTGAAAGACCTGATGGATATGATGGTGGTCGATACCGTACAGGATACACCTGTCATGACGATATCCGTCAGGGATTATAGTTACGATGGCGCGCTCAAAGTAGCGACGGCCGTTGCCGACGTATTCAAATCCGAAATATCCTCTATCATTCCCGGCGGGAACATCACCATCCTCTACGAGAATAACGCCGATCCCAGACCGGTCACTCCAAGTCCTTTGCTGTATGTCGTGATTGCTTTCGTTGTGTCGCTGATGCTGTCGATAGGTTTCTGTTTCTTGCTCGAATATTTGGATGATTCCATCCGCACCGACAAAGAGGTTGAACTGGTTCTCGGACTTCCGACACTTGCCGTCATACAGCACTTCAAGTCAAGTGACTTCAAAGCGAGAGGCAGCTCCGTGTCAAGACGCAGTCCGGTTGAACCGCCCGGTTCCGGAAAGGCCATCGTTAACGCGTCCGAATAAACGTTGTTACTTAAAGCATACATCAGGTAATGCCTACTGAACCTCTACCACCGTAGGCACTCGATTATGCTGTGGGCATCCGTCAAACAGGATGGCTTAGACGTTCATCGTCGATGGCGTAAAGTGAGGAAGGGTTAGATGCCCTCTCTTGTTTACATAGAGCTTCACATGGAATACCCAATTTTCCGGTAAAACGAACGAATTAGGATAGAGGAGGAACAGACAATGGCAACCATTAAAAAGGCTATCATTCCTGCTGCCGGACTGGGTACTCGATTCTTGCCAGCTACAAAAGCAATGCCCAAAGAGATGCTTCCGATCGTGGATAAGCCTACGATCCAGTACATTGTGGAAGAAGCGATTGAGTCCGGTATCGAGGACATCATTATCGTTACAGGCAAAGGCAAGCGGGCGATTGAGGACCATTTCGACCATGCATTTGAACTGGAGCATAAGCTTAGGCAGACCAAGAAGCTTGAATTGCTTCATGAGGTGCAGCGGCCCTCTCGCATGGCGGACATTCATTATATTCGCCAGAAAGAACCCAAAGGGCTGGGGCATGCCGTATGGTGCGCACGAAAATTCATAGGCAACGAACCGTTTGCCGTCCTGCTCGGGGATGATATTGTTCGTGCGGAGAAACCGTGCATCAAGCAGTTAATCGAACAGTATGAACAGACCCGGAGTTCCGTGATTGGCGTTAAGTACGTATCTCCTGAGGAAGTACACCGATATGGAATCATTGATCCGTATCCGGTGCCCACCATCGGAGGGCTGTCCAGAGTGCAAGGAATGGTAGAAAAACCGAAAGCCGAGGACGCACCTTCCAATCTGGCGATCATGGGACGTTATATTCTGACCCCCGCGATTTTCTCTTACCTGGAGCAGATGGAGGAAGGAATCGGCGGGGAGATCCAACTAACGGATGCCATTCAGCGAATGACTGAAATCGAGGAAGTGTATGCCTACCAATATGAAGGTACGCGCTATGATGTCGGGGAAAAGCTCGGGTTCATTCTTACATCGGTTGAATTCGCGTTGATGAAAGAGGAGCTGCGGCTCCCCCTTTTGCACGGACTTGAGCAAATGATACATAAGAACCGAACGTTGGCTAGATAGGAGATTGAATCAAGCCATGAATATCGAAACGATTGAAACAAGAACGTTGGAAACCGCTGCAGCCGAAGAATTTCCCGTGATGACAGGTGCGAGCTCTTATCCGGTGAAGCCCCGTTCAGGGTACTTCCGGTTGAAACGGGCGACGGATGCCGTGCTATCCGCTGTTGGCCTTATTCTTCTTCTGCCTTTGTTTATGATCATCTTCGTGTGCATGAAGGTGGAAAGCCCCCGAGGACCGATGCTGTTCTCGCAGATTCGGGTAGGCAAGAACGGAAAAACGTTCAAAATGTATAAAATTCGCTCCATGGTCGTTAATGCGGAACAGCTTCAACAGAAGCTGGTTCACCTAAATGAGGTTGAAGGTGCCATGTTTAAAATGAAGAACGACCCACGGATCACGAAGGTGGGACGCATTCTTCGAAAAACGAGCCTGGATGAACTCCCGCAGCTGTGGAACGTACTGAGAGGCGAGATGAGCCTGGTCGGACCGCGGCCCCCACTGCCTGCGGAAGTAGAAGCCTACACCCCTTACGACATGCAGCGGCTGAGCGTGGTTCCGGGCTGTACCGGCTTGTGGCAGGTAAGCGGCAGAAACGCCCTGGGGTTCCGCGAAATGGTGGAGCTGGATTTAAGGTATATCCGTGAACAATCCACGACCCAGGACATTCGGATCCTGTTCAAGACGGTCCGGGTGTTCATGGGGTCCAAAGATGCTTTTTGAACAACCTCTTAAAAGGAGATGGCGGTAATGAATTTGGATTCCCGAATATATGTGGCTGGTCATCGCGGTCTCGTGGGATCTGCCATTGTTAGGGCATTGGAGTTGCAAGGATATCGCAACCTGGTTACCCGTACCAGCCAGGAGCTGGACTTGCGTGAACGTGATCGCGTGGAACGCTTCTTCAGCAGTGAAGGGATAGAGTATGTGTTTCTAGCTGCCGCCAAAGTCGGCGGTATCATTGCGAACCGGGATCACCCAGCGGATTTCATACGGGACAATCTTCTAATCCAGAATAATATCATTGATCTTTCCTATCGGTACGGGGTAAAAAAACTGCTCTTTCTCGGATCTACCTGCATCTACCCCAAACTGGCTCCGCAGCCAATGAAGGAAGAATATTTGATGACCGGCGCCCTGGAGCCTACCAATGAGCCCTATGCCGTTGCCAAAATCGCGGGAATCACGATGTGCCAATCGTACAATCGACAGTATGGTACCCGGTTCATTTCGGCCATGCCTACGAACTTATACGGCCCGAACGATAACTACGATCTGGAAACCTCCCATGTTCTTCCCGCGCTGCTGCGAAAGATACATGAAGCTAAGGAGACAGGTCAACGCGAGGTGGAAATTTGGGGTACCGGTCAGCCGAAGCGCGAATTCCTTTACGCTGACGATCTTGCCGATGCCTGTTTGTTCCTGATGAAGCATTACGAGGACAATACAATCGTCAATATCGGTTGCGGAGAGGATGTGTCCATCCGGGAACTTGCAGAGAGCATAGCCTCCACTGTCGGTTATGACGGAAGTTTTGTCTATAACGCCTCTAAGCCCGACGGTACGCCCAGAAAGCTGGTGGATGTCAGCAAGCTGACAGCCCTCGGCTGGAAGCCGTCGATCAGCCTTGAGCAAGGATTGGCCCGAACCTATGAGCACTATTTAGAATCGCAACAGATCTACAGTAAATCCGTTGGAGGATCAATATGAAAAGAGCATTAATCACTGGCGTTACCGGTCAAGACGGTTCGTATTTGGCTGAGTTTCTTCTAAGCAAAGGGTACGAGGTTTTTGGATTGCGCCGCCGGACCAGCACACCTAATTACGAGAACGTGACCCATATTAAAGATAAGATTCACTGGATATCCGGGGATCTGACCGATCTCGCCTCGTTAATCGAAGCGGTCCGCATCGCCGAT
Proteins encoded:
- a CDS encoding ABC transporter ATP-binding protein, with protein sequence MRFEPLQLVFTASRLQALDREGRELLDIPKRKMMNIDLVEVIGGGCLVAGTSDGPVEILRFTEPYLESCRKALPQVEQWITDSSPHRMDQRGDLDEKKGKCDRCGRAKRTASAFCMRCNPKWSTVSHLLQRSRAYRSSIMMMGIIVTVTVLVSLAPPYVIKWIIDEISSPTRSDGDSASLIWLAAMLAGLYILQALLQMIEGYTAIRISGRFLGEIRRDMFHALMKQSMRFFDNRQVSQYIGRINQDTDALKNFMSQGIVHLTSQFLSAIFIMGMLFYLDWRLTLMILLPLPPLGILVMRLWPKVRDMWYAQWQSSIHVQNMVGEALQGIRIIKAFSKEHAEKARFDQVNQKYVHRMISIQNLWMFMTPVLTLFISLFAALVWFAGGRSVLEGSMTVGTLSAYASYLIMFFGPVKWLAQSASWINEVLGSAERIFEVIQTPAEVKDDEKAPSFNNVQGEIVYDQVAFGYTQDRRILQGINLRIAPGEMIGIIGPSGAGKSTLIHLLCRFYDPDEGDIYVDGRRLTSIKQEELRRNIGVVFQETFLFDGTIAQNIAYGCPEASTEDIIQAARTANAHDFICRLPDGYETKVGERGHRLSGGERQRIAIARAVLLDPPILILDEATSSVDVETEAVIQEALDTVVQGRTTLVIAHRLSTLRRADRLLVLEGGRLVESGSHEELLRRQGVYHRLLHAAQAKAPKDEWIPMQEVAT
- a CDS encoding DUF1854 domain-containing protein, with product MMVARREVWAQDQSLRLYRNGIGELEAEKNRETIGKVRLVLTFPVTKPEGYISVRSALDQEVHFILSLDELDKKSQSAAREELQRSYLIPEILKIMGIKRRGRNWLWEVETTYGRISFRIDQPQESIDFLSENDYTIKDTEGRRYALRDITRLDKQSKLYWNKIN
- a CDS encoding YveK family protein; protein product: MELEIKEYATVLKKRLWLILLVVAVVCVLVGFYSYRMVEPQYEASNKMIVTNKTEEKKSVLSSDDMDMGMRLVYTYKEIIGTSVILEKVVEQHPELKLTVKDLMDMMVVDTVQDTPVMTISVRDYSYDGALKVATAVADVFKSEISSIIPGGNITILYENNADPRPVTPSPLLYVVIAFVVSLMLSIGFCFLLEYLDDSIRTDKEVELVLGLPTLAVIQHFKSSDFKARGSSVSRRSPVEPPGSGKAIVNASE
- the galU gene encoding UTP--glucose-1-phosphate uridylyltransferase GalU, which gives rise to MATIKKAIIPAAGLGTRFLPATKAMPKEMLPIVDKPTIQYIVEEAIESGIEDIIIVTGKGKRAIEDHFDHAFELEHKLRQTKKLELLHEVQRPSRMADIHYIRQKEPKGLGHAVWCARKFIGNEPFAVLLGDDIVRAEKPCIKQLIEQYEQTRSSVIGVKYVSPEEVHRYGIIDPYPVPTIGGLSRVQGMVEKPKAEDAPSNLAIMGRYILTPAIFSYLEQMEEGIGGEIQLTDAIQRMTEIEEVYAYQYEGTRYDVGEKLGFILTSVEFALMKEELRLPLLHGLEQMIHKNRTLAR
- a CDS encoding sugar transferase, with translation MNIETIETRTLETAAAEEFPVMTGASSYPVKPRSGYFRLKRATDAVLSAVGLILLLPLFMIIFVCMKVESPRGPMLFSQIRVGKNGKTFKMYKIRSMVVNAEQLQQKLVHLNEVEGAMFKMKNDPRITKVGRILRKTSLDELPQLWNVLRGEMSLVGPRPPLPAEVEAYTPYDMQRLSVVPGCTGLWQVSGRNALGFREMVELDLRYIREQSTTQDIRILFKTVRVFMGSKDAF
- a CDS encoding GDP-L-fucose synthase family protein, producing the protein MNLDSRIYVAGHRGLVGSAIVRALELQGYRNLVTRTSQELDLRERDRVERFFSSEGIEYVFLAAAKVGGIIANRDHPADFIRDNLLIQNNIIDLSYRYGVKKLLFLGSTCIYPKLAPQPMKEEYLMTGALEPTNEPYAVAKIAGITMCQSYNRQYGTRFISAMPTNLYGPNDNYDLETSHVLPALLRKIHEAKETGQREVEIWGTGQPKREFLYADDLADACLFLMKHYEDNTIVNIGCGEDVSIRELAESIASTVGYDGSFVYNASKPDGTPRKLVDVSKLTALGWKPSISLEQGLARTYEHYLESQQIYSKSVGGSI